The following proteins come from a genomic window of Acinonyx jubatus isolate Ajub_Pintada_27869175 chromosome C1, VMU_Ajub_asm_v1.0, whole genome shotgun sequence:
- the LOC106977663 gene encoding uncharacterized protein LOC106977663 encodes MSGRPVSRSNIHSRLNHPNNVSFSAQAPGWPHGPGVSGADGVKRPRTPRGSETSSCSPSSEQPDSPSFFRLPVRKICTGRPYNSKFVETSHLANHPKVARKPAYHGGPRYLLCTERPSGPCSPTFLDQLIKGINYLDRSTSAFCSKSSLSLPRLAANCLERSATSIHLDHPDHAFPRSYSNPVTGVAASDDYTNTCMVPSTGGVNALQCVDGPANARCPSRLQRRSLTPVLPQRPGTKLPELPLFGNGIFSLGHLPKFWEAIRSGWRAPEPISKPCSWW; translated from the coding sequence ATGTCTGGACGTCCGGTGAGCCGTTCCAACATCCACAGCCGCTTGAACCATCCCAACAACGTGTCCTTTTcggcccaggctccaggctggcccCACGGCCCCGGTGTGAGCGGGGCTGATGGTGTCAAACGCCCCCGCACCCCGAGGGGCTCTGAGACCAGCAGCTGCAGCCCCTCCTCGGAGCAGCCCGACAGCCCCAGCTTCTTCAGACTCCCAGTGAGGAAAATCTGCACGGGCCGCCCCTACAACTCCAAGTTCGTAGAGACAAGCCACCTGGCGAACCACCCCAAGGTGGCCAGAAAACCCGCTTACCATGGCGGCCCCCGCTACCTGCTCTGTACAGAACGTCCCTCAGGCCCCTGTAGCCCCACCTTCCTGGACCAACTCATCAAAGGCATCAACTACCTTGACAGATCCACCAGTGCCTTCTGCTCCAAATCGTCACTGAGCCTGCCCAGGCTTGCAGCCAACTGCCTGGAGCGTTCGGCCACCTCCATCCACCTGGACCACCCAGACCACGCCTTCCCCCGTAGTTACTCCAACCCCGTCACCGGCGTGGCCGCCTCCGACGACTACACCAACACCTGCATGGTGCCGTCCACCGGGGGCGTCAACGCTTTGCAGTGTGTGGATGGGCCTGCCAACGCCAGATGCCCATCCCGGCTTCAGAGACGGAGCCTTACACCCGTGCTGCCGCAGAGGCCGGGGACGAAGCTGCCTGAGCTCCCTTTGTTCGGCAACGGGATCTTTTCCTTGGGTCACCTGCCCAAGTTCTGGGAGGCAATCCGCTCGGGCTGGAGAGCCCCCGAGCCCATCTCCAAACCCTGTAGCTGGTGGTAA